AGGTTCTCGATTTCGCCGAGAAGTACCCAGCCACAAAGCCCAGAACAGATCCAACGGAGAAGCCTATAAGTATCGTATACAGGGTTACCCAGCCTTCTCTTATGAAAGTGCCGTGTGCAACAAGAGAGATAAACCTCTGTCCCACAGCCTCTGGAGGTGGAAGGATAAATCCTGGAACATCTCTGACGATTATGTATCCCTTCCAAAAACCCAGGAAGAGTACCAGGAAAAGAATCGAGATTATTGCTATTAGGACTTTCCTGTTCATTGTTTGAGCATCTCCCGTAGCTCTTTGACGTAGGAGTAGAATTCTGGCGTGAGTTTTGAATCTTCATTTCGAGGTCTGGGTAGTTCAACCTTCATGTCAGCGATCACTCTACCGGGTTTTGTGCCCATTACGATTATTCGGTCTGAAAGATACACAGCTTCACTAATACTGTGGGTTACAAAGATCACTGTCTTTCTGGTTGATTCCCAGATTTCAAGGAGAACGTTGTTGAGATTGTCTCTCGTTATTGCGTCAAGAGCCCCGAAAGGTTCGTCCATAAGTAGAATTGGGGGATTATAGGACAAGGCTCTCACAATAGCCACACGTTGTTTCATTCCACCTGAAAGCTGTCTGGGGTAGGAATTTTCAAAACCTACAAGTTTTGCAAGTTTGAAAATATTCCTGACGTTGCTTTCATCTGCTTTCTCCTTGTTGCCCATGATTTCGAATGGAAACAGAGCGTTATCTATTGCTGTTCTCCAGGGCAAAAGGACGGAATCCTGGAATACGAATCCAAACGGAGGGGTCTTGCGATTCTCTTTCTCCGTAATTTCCACCGTTCCGGAACTTGCCTTCAGAAGCCCCGAGACAATCTTTAGCAGTGTTGATTTCCCACAGCCCGAGGGTCCCAGCAGTGAGACGAACTCACCTCTGTTGACTGTGAATGAAACATCCTCCAAGGCAACGAATTCCTTTTTATCTTTCTTTGTTCCGCTAGAGAAGACCCTTCCGACATTACTTACAATTACCACGTGTTCACTCATGTCAACCTCTAGAAAGTGTATTTGCTGATATCCACAGCAGTCTTTTTTAGATTGGCTACAATTTCCCCATTTATCCTCTTTGTACTGAATCTCTCTTTCGGCGCAATCGCAGTTATGCTGGCGACAACACTTCCCGACGAATCGAAAACGGGCACCGCGACCGCCCTGAGTCCCGGCTCGAATTCCTCGTCACAGAAGGCAAAACCTTCTTGCCTGACTCTTTCTAGACGAACCTTATAATCCTCCACCGGACAAGTTTCGATTTCAGGGTAATTGCCGATGTGAGATTTACATACAAGGCCTAACGCTCTTTCTATGTCAATGTTTGCGGCAATAGCCAACCCGGCAGCTGTGCAATGAACAGGAAGATAAACTCCAGATCTGGCTCTGAAACTAAAGACTCTATCGCTTTCAACAGTCAACACGGAGGTTACCCCGTTTTCCGTAAGTTCACTGAAGAAGACTGTTTCATTAATCTTATCTTTCAGCTCAATAAGACAGTTTTTCAGGTTAACTATATTCATCTTTCTAGCGATTTCACTTACCATGGGTATTATTCTTGGGCTCAATCTGTAGCGTTTGGCCTCTTCAATCTTAGTCAAGATTTCGCAGTCTACAAGATCGTTAAGTATTCGGTGAGAGGAGGACATAGGGAAACCGGATTTTCCCGACGCTTCCTGAACAGTTATTCCGCTACTATCAAAATAGGCAACGATTTCGATCATTTTGAGCACCTTCTGGAGATAAGTCATATTTCACCTCGCGGAATCGTAATTCTATAAAATAGAATTATCAACATTATTTTACACGGCCACTGTCATATCCCCCAACCTTCCCTGAAGATGTCATGGCTGTCTAGAGATGATTAAATTCGATTAATACCTGCAATCTTATGAATTCTTAATTTTTCGACTTATTTGAATGATTCGAAGTCTTACTTTTCTGGAGTGTATTCCTGAAAGTTAAATGAGCTTTGAATAAGATCGTGAGCCTGGGATAGGTCACTTAGTTCTCCAAGGCCCAGCATCTGAACTATGATATTACCTGTGGCAGTTCCTTCAGCCGGTCCTGCCACTACCGGAAGCCTTGTGTAATCTGACACTAACTGGCAGAGAAGCCTGTTTCGGATGCCGCCGCCTACCATTCTAATGTTCCTTATTGACCTGCCGGTTATTGACTGCAATTGTTTTCTTGTCTGCTCCGTCTGGTAAGCGATTCCTTCGATCGAAGCTCTCACGATCTCTCCCCTGTTTCGCAAAGAGATCCCGAGCCTCTCGGCTTCGGAGAGAATAGCTTTCTCCATGTTTCTTGGTTTTTTGAAGGCTTCTGATTCTACATCTATTTTTCTCTCATAGCTTCTGGCAGTCAGCGCCATCTCGGTCAATGCATAATGATCGAGATTCGGGTTCGATTTTCTCCATTCCCTGAGGAGCTCCTGAGCCAACCAAAGACCGGTTAGATTCTTGAGCAGGCGGTACCTTCTTCCGTAGCAGCCCTCGTTGGCAAGGTTGTTTTCGATAACATCTTCATTTCTGGAAGGCTTGTCGATCAACACCCCTTCTAGACACCAGGTTCCGGCGCTGACGAACATCGAATCATCTGAAAGATTCATGGATGTAACGGCCGATGCCGTGTCGTGGCTCGCCGGGAGAATAACCTTCATGCCCTTTATACCAAGCTCTTCCGAGACTGAGGGGAGAAGTTCTCCGGCGATTTCCCCGGGATCTACAATTGGAGTCATTATCTCCGGTAGATCGAAGAATCTTATCAGCTCTTCGCTCCAGTCATTCCGATCGGGATCGAAGAGTTGTGTGGTAGTGGCGAAAGTAAATTCTGTCAATTTCTCCCCTGTGAGGAAGTAGGTCAGGAGTGAAGGCATTGGGAGAAGGGCATCTGCCTTCTTGAGGTGACGACTGTTTTTACGTTTGAGGGATATAAGCTGATAGAGAGTGTTGAATGGCTGAAACTGGGTTGGAGCTCTGTCGAAGATCCACCGCTTACCGGCCTTCTTTATGGCGTAATCCATGGAATCGTCTTTGAACATGTCTCTGTAGTGTCTGGGATCGCCCTGAATCGAACCGGAGCTGTCGATAAGACCGAAATCCACTCCCCAAGTGTCGATTCCTATGCTGCGAATCTCAATCCCCAGCGCTGAAGCCGCCTTAATGCTATCAACGACATTCCTGTAAAGTGAAATGAGGTTCCA
This window of the Mesotoga sp. UBA6090 genome carries:
- a CDS encoding ABC transporter ATP-binding protein, with protein sequence MSEHVVIVSNVGRVFSSGTKKDKKEFVALEDVSFTVNRGEFVSLLGPSGCGKSTLLKIVSGLLKASSGTVEITEKENRKTPPFGFVFQDSVLLPWRTAIDNALFPFEIMGNKEKADESNVRNIFKLAKLVGFENSYPRQLSGGMKQRVAIVRALSYNPPILLMDEPFGALDAITRDNLNNVLLEIWESTRKTVIFVTHSISEAVYLSDRIIVMGTKPGRVIADMKVELPRPRNEDSKLTPEFYSYVKELREMLKQ
- a CDS encoding IclR family transcriptional regulator, with the protein product MTYLQKVLKMIEIVAYFDSSGITVQEASGKSGFPMSSSHRILNDLVDCEILTKIEEAKRYRLSPRIIPMVSEIARKMNIVNLKNCLIELKDKINETVFFSELTENGVTSVLTVESDRVFSFRARSGVYLPVHCTAAGLAIAANIDIERALGLVCKSHIGNYPEIETCPVEDYKVRLERVRQEGFAFCDEEFEPGLRAVAVPVFDSSGSVVASITAIAPKERFSTKRINGEIVANLKKTAVDISKYTF
- a CDS encoding rhamnulokinase, yielding MIGFLAIDIGASSGKAFVGKYGRNRLVLEEVHRFSNEPIHIAGATHWNLISLYRNVVDSIKAASALGIEIRSIGIDTWGVDFGLIDSSGSIQGDPRHYRDMFKDDSMDYAIKKAGKRWIFDRAPTQFQPFNTLYQLISLKRKNSRHLKKADALLPMPSLLTYFLTGEKLTEFTFATTTQLFDPDRNDWSEELIRFFDLPEIMTPIVDPGEIAGELLPSVSEELGIKGMKVILPASHDTASAVTSMNLSDDSMFVSAGTWCLEGVLIDKPSRNEDVIENNLANEGCYGRRYRLLKNLTGLWLAQELLREWRKSNPNLDHYALTEMALTARSYERKIDVESEAFKKPRNMEKAILSEAERLGISLRNRGEIVRASIEGIAYQTEQTRKQLQSITGRSIRNIRMVGGGIRNRLLCQLVSDYTRLPVVAGPAEGTATGNIIVQMLGLGELSDLSQAHDLIQSSFNFQEYTPEK